GATTACAGGTACGGTTTCATTGGACGGAATGAAAATCTCCTATTATCTCCACCGGAGCCATGGCGGCGTTGGGGATCAGCCGGTTGAAATACAGGTGCCCGATACCTTGGTTGAGGGAATTCTGGAATATCGCCACTATCCGACAGATGAATCGTGGACCAGCGAAAAACTCGTTCGAAAGGGACGTCGTTTGGTAGGGACCCTGCCGCACCAGCCCCCGGCCGGTAAGCTGGAATATCGAGTTATTCTAAAAAGGGGTGATGTGCAGATCAGCATTCCTCCAAAAGAGGCAGCCGTGATTCGATTTAAGGGAATGGTGCCGCATGCCGTGCTTTTTCCTCACATTTTTTTCATGTTTCTGGCCATGCTGTTCTCCACCCGGGCCGGCTTGGAAGCCCTCTTTAATCCCGATGGCCGTTTAAAAACGTACACCTACTGGACCGTCGGCTTATTGGCGATTGGCGGATTTATTTTGGGTCCTCTTGTTCAGAAATTTGCCTTTGGTGCGCTCTGGACGGGAATTCCCTTTGGCTGGGATCTGACGGATAATAAAACATTGATTGCCCTGGCCGGATGGGTAATCGCTCTCATTGCCGTCATCAAAAAGGGACGAAAGGGTCGGTGGTGGGTTGTTTTTGCCTCACTGATTATGATTGTCATTTTTTTGATTCCCCACAGTATGCACGGTTCTGAATTGAAATATGATGAAGCGGGGCATGTAATTAGAAATCATTCGTAGCTCTTTTTGTTCCTGGGCCGGAGACCCTCCGGTTCAGGAACTGACAATCGTCTGCAGGAGGCAAATCATGAAAGGTGTAATCGTAAATTCTCTGGAAAATCAGGTAAAGGATACGTATGGCCATCGGAAATGGGAGGACATCCTTGAGAAGGCTGGACTCAGCCGAGATTCATTTTTCCTGGCTATTGACGATATTGACGATTCTGTGGTTTTAAAGGTTATCGGGGCAGCCTGTTCCGTATTGAATATCACCCAGAGTCAATTGGGGGATGAGTTTGGCGAGTATTGGGTGAATACCTATGCCCCCAAATATTATAAAATTTACTATATGGGTATTACATCGGCAAAAGAATTTCTCTTGAAAATGAACGATTTACATCAAAATGTGACAAAAAGCATGCCCAACGCGCATCCGCCTCATTTCGAGTATGAGACCGTGTCCGATAATCGGTTGATTATGACGTATGTCTCTCATCGCGGGCTTATGGATTTTATGATTGGTTTGATCAAAGGTGTCGGCCATTATTATAAGGAAAATCTTTCGCTCCGCCAGCTGCCCGACAATCAGATCGAAATTACATTTAAATAAAAGTGACCCCTTTTAAAAGCCGCCTATTTGCCACGAGTTAGTGGAGTGAATGTGCGTTTCGAATAGCGAGGATTTTTTCCTCCATCGCCTGGATTTTTTCCTGATTTTCCAGAACGCCGAATTCTATTTCAATGGTTTTTACCTCGCCGGGCTGCAGAAATTTCAGTGTGCCGTCTTTTCGGTAGCGGTCTCGTCCCTCCACCAGGCTGTTTCCGGGTTCCATTCCCAGGACGTACATACCCTCGCCCATCATTTTCCATTCCACATATTTATCCAGTTGATCCAGGCGATACTTGAGATACACGCCAATTCCTTCGCCCCGGTTAAATGCCTTGTTGAGAAGAGCCACCCAGACGAATCCGTCTGCATCCGTTTTCATGGAATGGTAGTAAACCTTCTCCTGATATCCGTGTGTGGGGGATTGAAAACGCCCGTAATTTTCCTTGCCCTCAGCGGCCGCCGCATCCCGGGGTGTAACGGTTTTTGCGGGAGAAATGAGCTCACTGGTCTCGCTCAAAAGTGGAAATCCCATATTAAAATGGTACAAAATCATAAAAGGCGTTGTTTCAAAGCCCAGATTTTCTACGCGGTCATGGATGGAAAGGCGGTTTTCTCCCAACGCTGTCCGAATGCTTCGGGTGAGCTCCAGATTTTCACCGAAAACAGCTGCCTGGCGTACGGTCCCCCTGACCTCCATTTCATACTCCATTTCATAGCGGTCGCCGTTCCATTTGCTTTTAAGGCAGATGTTTTTTGCGGGAATATTGGAATATCGCCCGTGAAGCCCCAATGCCTCACCTTCGTCCACGGTAGGAGCGCCTAGATAGGTGAGGCCGCACGTCGCAAACAGGCCACCGGGAAAATTTCGCAGCCAGCCTGTTCCCTGCGATTCGTAAAATGCCGGAGAG
This window of the Calditrichota bacterium genome carries:
- a CDS encoding aldose 1-epimerase family protein is translated as MITLFGKTVTKEELLRSVGDVSQIAGVRPAELTNGNERGVRVVDVYTGSGFRFTVSADRGLDISNASYRGIPLAWRSPVGDSSPAFYESQGTGWLRNFPGGLFATCGLTYLGAPTVDEGEALGLHGRYSNIPAKNICLKSKWNGDRYEMEYEMEVRGTVRQAAVFGENLELTRSIRTALGENRLSIHDRVENLGFETTPFMILYHFNMGFPLLSETSELISPAKTVTPRDAAAAEGKENYGRFQSPTHGYQEKVYYHSMKTDADGFVWVALLNKAFNRGEGIGVYLKYRLDQLDKYVEWKMMGEGMYVLGMEPGNSLVEGRDRYRKDGTLKFLQPGEVKTIEIEFGVLENQEKIQAMEEKILAIRNAHSLH